The following DNA comes from Paraburkholderia phytofirmans PsJN.
TCGGCGGCCAGATATTGATCGAGGTAGCGGCGATTCGACAGGCCCGTCAGGCCGTCCGAATGCGTGAGCCTTTGCAATTCCAGATTCGTCGCGAGCAATTGCTGCTGCGATTGACGCAGCGCCCGGTAGGCCTCGTCGCGTTGAATCAGGTTCAGGTACGAACGCGAGTGATAGCGGATGCGCGCAATCAACTCGATGCGGTCCGGCAGCTTCACCAGATAGTCGTTCGCGCCGGCGGCGAAGGCCGCGCTTTTCACGAGCGGCTCTTCCTTGGTCGACAAGACGATGATCGGAATGTCGCGCGTCGCCGCATTCTGCCGGTACTGGCGCACGAGGGTGAGGCCGTCGGTGCCCGGCATCACGAGGTCCTGAAGGATCACCGTCGCGCGCGTTTCGGCGGCAGAGCGCAGCGCTTCTTCAGGCGAGGCGCAGTAGTGGAAGTCGACGCTCGGTTCGTCGGCCAGCGCCTGGCGGATCGCCTCGGCGATGATCGCCTGATCGTCGACCAGCAACACCATGATCGGGCACTCGGCTGCGGGCGGATTGCCGAGGATGCGCGCGAGGGCATCGTCGATCGCGAGATTGGGGGCGTCCACCGCGTCCGACGCGAAATCCTGCGCGGCGGCGTTCTGATGCGGCTTAGGAGTGTCCATGATGTTCAGCCAGAATGAATGTGAGTGAATCGAAACGGCTCATAAGTGGCGAGTGCGTTTTTAGCGCGCGTCGACCGCCGTCACGAGCGCGGCGGCGATGCGCGGCAACGGCAGAATCGCGGCGGCGGCGTCGAGTGCCGCGGCCGCTTTCGGCATACCGTACACGGCGCTGGTCGCCTCGTCCTGCGCGATCGTGTGATAGCCCTTGGTGCGCATCGCTTTAAGTCCGATCGCGCCGTCGCGGCCCATGCCGGTCAGCAGCACGCCGACCGCGCGCGCCGGCCAGCGCGCCACCACGCTATGAAAGAACACGTCGACGGAAGGCCGGTAAGGCGTCTCTTCCGGCACGCGCGTATAGCCGAGCACATTGGGCAGTTTCAGATGCAGATGATCGTCGGTGGCGGCGAGCAGCGCGACGCCCGCTTGCGGGCGGTCGCCTTCACGGGCGATCCGCACCGGCACCGCCGACTGCTGGTTCAGCCAGTCCGCCATGCCGGCGGCGAACGCCGCGTCGACGTGCTGCACGATCACGATGGCCGCCGCGAAATCCTTCGGCAGGCCGGCGAGCAGTGTCGCAAGCGCCGCCGGTCCGCCCGCCGATGCGCCGATCGCCACTAGCGGCGTGTCGCGATTCGTCACGCAGGCGGGCGCTGTCGCGGCTGCCGCACCAGGCGCGTTGCGTTCCTTGACGAGCGCCGCGATGCGGTCGATCTTCGCGATCAACGTGGCGATGCTCTTGTGCGCGTCGGGACCGTTCAGCGAAGGCGTATCGACGGCATCGAGCGCGCCCGCGCCCATCGCTTCATAGACGCGCCATGCGTTCGCGCCCACGTCGACGGTGACGACCAGGATCGCGCACGGCGCGCGCGCCATGATGCGGCGCGTGGCCTCGATGCCGTCGACGTTCGGCATCACCAGATCCATCAGCACGATGTCGGGCCGCTGCGCGGTGCAGAAATCGATCGCCTGCTGGCCGTCCTGCGCGATCCACAACACTTCGTAGTCGTGGCGCGCCGCGAGCGCGCGGCGCAGCGCCTCGACGGCAAGCGGCATGTCGTTGACGATTCCGATTTTCATCCGTTTCTCCCCGGGACTAACCGTATGCTTCGCCGATCAGATCGCGCACCGCATCGAGCAGTGCTTCGTCATGAAAACTGCCTTTCGCCAGATAGTAGTCCGCGCCCGCGTTCAGTCCGGCGCGGCGGTCCTCCTCACGATCCTTGTACGAAACGATCATCACCGGCAGCGACTGCAACTGTGGATCGCGCTTGATGAGCGTGACGAGTTCGATGCCGTCCATGCGCGGCATGTCGATGTCGGTGATGACGAGGTCGAAGCGCTCGCCGCGCACGGCGTTCCAGCCGTCCATGCCGTCGACGGCGATCGTCACGTCGTAACCGCGCGTGGCCAGCAGTTTGCGTTCGAGCTCGCGCACGGTGAGCGAATCGTCGACCACCAGCACGCGGCGCGTGGCACGCTGAGCCGCGCGCGCGTCGCCGTGTTGCGTGTGCTTGAGATCGCCACCCGCCACAAGCCGTTCGACGGAGCGCAGCCAGTCGTCGACATCGGCGATCAGCACCGGATCGCCGTTCTCCATCAGCGCGCCGGCGGTGATGTTGCGGATCTTGCCGAGGCGCGGATCGAGCGGCTGCACCACGAGCATGCGCTCGCCGAGAAAGCGGTCGACCACCACGCCGTAGGTTTGCGAGCCGTCGCCGATGACGATCATGCTGACGGTGCGGCCTTCATCCGCGGGCGGCGCGGCGTCGAGAATTTGATGCGCGGTGACGACGCCGATACGCCGCCCGGAAAAGGCGATGTGCTGATGCCCTTCGAGCAATTCGATCTCCGCGCGGTTCACGTGCAGCGTGCGGTTCACATGCGCGAGCGGCACGGCATACGGCTCGCCCGCGACTTCGACCAGCAGGCTGCGGATCACCGAAAGCGTC
Coding sequences within:
- a CDS encoding diguanylate cyclase is translated as MDTPKPHQNAAAQDFASDAVDAPNLAIDDALARILGNPPAAECPIMVLLVDDQAIIAEAIRQALADEPSVDFHYCASPEEALRSAAETRATVILQDLVMPGTDGLTLVRQYRQNAATRDIPIIVLSTKEEPLVKSAAFAAGANDYLVKLPDRIELIARIRYHSRSYLNLIQRDEAYRALRQSQQQLLATNLELQRLTHSDGLTGLSNRRYLDQYLAAEWRRSTREKTGLGFLMIDVDNFKAYNDTYGHVAGDEVLKTVAHTVESCLGRPADLAARFGGEEFAVVVPGTSSGGLRLLAEKIRIAIEGLAIPHSGSATGIVTISIGAATLVPTVAEPVTKLIEAADVGLYRAKRDGKNQVAVSD
- the cheB gene encoding chemotaxis response regulator protein-glutamate methylesterase, which gives rise to MKIGIVNDMPLAVEALRRALAARHDYEVLWIAQDGQQAIDFCTAQRPDIVLMDLVMPNVDGIEATRRIMARAPCAILVVTVDVGANAWRVYEAMGAGALDAVDTPSLNGPDAHKSIATLIAKIDRIAALVKERNAPGAAAATAPACVTNRDTPLVAIGASAGGPAALATLLAGLPKDFAAAIVIVQHVDAAFAAGMADWLNQQSAVPVRIAREGDRPQAGVALLAATDDHLHLKLPNVLGYTRVPEETPYRPSVDVFFHSVVARWPARAVGVLLTGMGRDGAIGLKAMRTKGYHTIAQDEATSAVYGMPKAAAALDAAAAILPLPRIAAALVTAVDAR